CAAAGAACAACAATTTTGGTCATTTTTGCAGATTCCTTCTTGGCGTGGCGGGTTAATCGGAGTCATTCTCCTACTGCAGAAGCGAGAAAGCACCAAACCAGAATACTATAGTAGAACCACGGTTACCAGGGCCCAGGCGACCAACCCAACTTTAAAGGAACCAGTCCGTCAAGAGCCAAAGCGAAGAGGTGTGAGGACCTCAAGCGGGAGGAGCTCACCTACTTTCACTGCCCTCGAGCAACTCACAACCATTAGGAGAGAATCAAGATAAATTTAGATACAATCCTTCTACAccattatgttttttttcatggatttcgtCATTCGTTAACACCATTAtgtttttctgatgttttgCCGTAGCTTCGGAATATTTTAGATCATTAGGTAATTGTTTTACGATAAACAGCGATTCGTGGACGTCATATGGAGTTTCGGGCTACATCTTTGCAGCAAAGTAGTTTTAAGCCAATCTGAACCACTATAGGAACTCATAACCCAATCCCTTGTATATCAGTTTGCATGCTACTTTTTAAGTAAAACACAGATAACTTGTgtgttttcgtgttttttttttcggtgcatAGTGAGAATCcggctttctttttttgtaaaagcGACATATTTGTTTAAATGATTCGTTTCAGACGTTTTGGCAAGAAAGAGCCATGAGTTCTTTATGCTGTgaagaaaactggaaataTGATGGGATATGATGGAATATAGAAAGAAGGATGGTGTATTTGTGTGCGATGTTACTccttttaatgaaaaaagtaaaatggaTAGTTTGAATTCCAAGAGAAAAGCGGCAAATTCACAAAACCTATTCCCGTAGGGGCTGATTTTATCGCACCGTCGCACCGACCGGAAGATTGAATGCAGTTAAGGAAAATCTGCCAGCAATGAGAAGTCATTGGTCGGTCGTTGTTTCTTGTGATCCATGGTACTTATGCTTTCCTAAAAGTGAGGTTGAGTAATACGACGGTCGATATATGCTTTTCTTGAGGAAACGACTctgtttcatttccatttagTATCCAATAAAGTGTCTCTTAGGTGATTTCCACGCGCAGTCCTGGTCATTCTTGGAGCTGGTTGCCCGGATGCATAGATTCTATAAATTTCAGCAATTCTATAAACCGTGTCCTTAACGATGCCCACTAGAGgcggaataaaaaaatctattcgTAGAGAACACAGCTAATTAAATggttcgaaaattttccagtCATCAAGCCGTTCGTCTCGGATCGTCGAACAGAGAACGAAAGCAACAACAGCAGCCATCACGACTTTTTGATTACTCAAGACCAGGTATGAGattaaattatgaaaataatcaaagtattttttctttcaatcaaGAGCAATTAATTAGATTTTTTGTAGTCTACTTCTAGTctactttctcttcttcaattttttctttgctaaagATGAAACTTTTCTAAAAAGCATATATGGCTTCCTCTAAAATAACCACTCCtctaaaataaatcaatttgactttttcttttaattgagAAAGGGACCACTCCTGGAAGCTCCTAGCGCATTTCTATGAATAAACATTGTTGTCGAATTTAGTACAGTGAGTAGTCTTTGTTTTATCGGCACCTGCTGCTCTTCTGGATAAACTGTGTTTGTTTCTAAACAGCAGTTGTGCATTTATACCGTTGAGAAAGGCTTCATATCCCCGTTGATACCTAGTGATGTCCATTTTCTAAGGATTTTCTAAAAACAGCGAAAAGTGGGCAGGAACTGGAAAGTTCTACGGGTTCGGAGTTGCAGCAAAGTAGTAGAATAACAGTAACAAACACATCCTGGAATGAATGGTTGAAGAAACGTCGGTGAGACGAGTTGCTGAGACAAGCAACGGTACGCACCAACCAGGAAGCTGATGGGAACTTGAAGGTTTCCTGAGGATGGCGCGTTAGATTCCATAACTAACCGTAAGAGTAACATTTGTTTTAATCTTTGAAATATGTGGTCAGAATGTTCAAACGGCCTTTACAACGTCAGTTTCGGATTTTGTCAAGGACGCGGAAATGTGTCCCAATTTGCATGGAATTGGTGCAGCGATGGTGCAGACGCAATGAGAAATAGTCGGGTTCCAAAATTGGTTTTATTACATAATGTTCTGTCACTTCGTTGGGATCTATTAAAAATATAAGAGGGTGAGGGAGAGGGAGGCTAGGGGCTCTGGAAGATGGACAGTTTAGGTCAAGCATGATAAATATTTAAAGTTGGACTCATATCCTTCACTGTTCCAATTCTATAACGCAGCACAATAGCTACATACATTTTCGATTCGATGGCAATAATAATTCTAAACCCGTTAGACTATGAATTcacctctttttgaagagctTACGATGCTGAGAAGCTAAAACGTAGCTTTTTCATATGGCTGAAAGGTTCTACGAAccttttgtgaaattttaagAACTACTTCACTTCGCAGTTAGGTCTGATCTTAAAGGAACCATTTGGGGGAACTTTTGTTCGATTTTGACTTTTCTACAGTTGTAAATGGGATTGGGATGTGGATAACTTggtaaaatgaataaaatttgttaaaaaatacaatacaataataaaatacattaaaaaatatatatatatataaataaatatcaccttgatcaccttgactcccgttgatcttcgaactggtcgagcgggcgccagtgattcttccatttgtcccgatcgcgtgccagagtagcccagtggttcctcctttcgcgtgggacaagAAGAGACAAGAAGagaagatttcttcacgaagtccttcaaagaaaaatatcatatttttctttgaaggacttcgtgaagaaatctgaccatcgcgtcggcggtcttcctggtGTGCGCTTAATATCTCACCCcagggaacccagtcgctcacgactctggtccaacggttgtcattaaagcgcatcacgtgtccggcccaccttattttactttccttggcaaacgcggcggcgtctctaatcttcgatcgctgacgtaggagagaacttcgaatcccgtctctcacttgcgtgaaacgggatactcctagcatcactctctcaattgcgagttcaatgacgctcaccgcgtttccttcctgcttgcgaaatgcccaggtttccgaagcctaggtcaaagcaggaagtacggtggtgttaaagaggtgggcacggagccgggtgttcctagtcttcttcactacatcctcgatgctcttatacgctccccaaacTGCTCGTcccctcctgcccagctcgggggtcaggtcgtttaTCATGTtaagttcccgacccagataaacgtagttggtgcattcggatatgttcgttccgttgagcgtgaatggggcatccgagacccatccgttccgcatgaacatcgtcttgtctagattcagctgaagaccgatgcatccacatgtttcgtcgaattcggtcagcattcgttccgcttggctgatgctaggtgttatcagtacgatgtcatcagcaaagcgcaaatggtgtagctgccgaccgtcgaccttcactcccatgtcgtcccattccaactttcgcaatgcgttctcgagggtggctgtgaatattttgggtgagattgtgtcaccctgtcgaatccctctcttcacgtcaatgatgatattcttgtagaatggcgcaattccggtcgtgaagttactgtacaactctcgaagtacctttatgtactgagtatgGACGCCTTGGTtatccaaggcttccacgaccgcttccgtctcaactgagtcgaaggccttcttcaagtcgatgaaggtgagacagagccgcatcttgtactctcgtgatacctcgatgagtttcgaatgagtgtgaatgtggtcaatcgtgctgaatccttttcggaaccctgcttgctcgcatggctgtccttcatccaggactttttcaatcttattaaggatcactcttgtaaaaagcttgtagatgacggacagtaggcagattggacgataattgccgatgtcatgtggatctccctttttatacaacaacacggtcttgctggtcttccactgtttaggaaccttgcattccgacagataacgtgtaaagagcctcgcagggtgttgatgagtactggcggaaggccagtactcatcaacccttcaggtgttctggccttattctgtcgggaccggatGCCGTAcaatttcttaccgacatgatagcatgtcgtatttcggacgggagaacctctggaatgacttgtccgtcttccctcagatggtgaggaggcaagtggactcGATGCAATGGTAGCTCCCTTTGGGTTctggagagcagtcatcctcgacttgcgactggcgattctcgacgggcatagcggatgcttttcccctcatctgcagcttcagccagcacttctgctcttttctctttaaggtcttcctttatcgcctctctgcaaagccttgcgagctcggacgtgagtttttggttccctgcggctcgtgctgctccacactggcgtatcagctcaagagtttcaagagacaggcgtctcttggtggtttgaaaactctcagccttcttcgcgcagtcgtgaaggtgttcaacaagccggtcatattcctcatcgatgttgtccattgcggaatcttcccataagccggctagcgtagcgaagagatcccagttgatggtagtcctgggatttctctctctgaacttggcggctttctctgctctccttgtgaaggaaaatcttcctcggaggaggcgatggtccgatcccgtatataaCTTTGGTGCAACaacgacgtccgtcaggcagaaccttttattgacgatgatgtggtctatttcattacggtaccctccaccgggtgactcccacgtccagcgtaaagaggAGGGCTGCTGGGATTGCGAGTTCCCaaggatggtcttagtcgtcatgatgaactcggagagcctctcccctgatcattccattgtaggtcGTGGGTCCCGAGGTGAaattcctccggcgttcttcttgggccaactttgacCTGATGTAGAAGTAAGATCATGTCTTCTACAAGGGTGACCTTGTAggaggcatgatcttctcggtagaacttctccaggtccatatagaaagcttctacttcttcttctttgtagcttgatgttggagcgtaagcgacgaagatagtcaaagctggtgttggaccacatattctcatccgcagacgtccgattcgggtcgtaagttgttcgaaagagtcgatgttctttgccgttttcgtgttgacgaagacgccaactccaccaacacctctactgtcgcatgttcctaagaacagttcttctccagtctcatatacggcgttgagagggtgacgtcgtctcgtctcggtcagtccgatgacgtcgtacttgatcttcttggcttgcatcatcagatcttcgatggccgcttccgatgcaagcgtacgtgcgttataagtacagatcgccatcctagtccttttccgtttcggtagcctacatgactcctgcaaccccgtcccacctggcgctaccgtaccaggctttccaccggaatcaggagactcttttctattactgtgttttgcgtaaaaatcttaaaacccatgggcaggttgcaagcctctagtcccatgagtttctgggagaactttcgttctcccggagtgttc
This window of the Necator americanus strain Aroian chromosome III, whole genome shotgun sequence genome carries:
- a CDS encoding hypothetical protein (NECATOR_CHRIII.G10366.T1), which translates into the protein MRLCLTFIDLKKAFDSVETEAVVEALDNQGVHTQYIKVLRELYSNFTTGIAPFYKNIIIDVKRGIRQGDTISPKIFTATLENALRKLEWDDMGVKVDGRQLHHLRFADDIVLITPSISQAERMLTEFDETCGCIGLQLNLDKTMFMRNGWVSDAPFTLNGTNISECTNYVYLGRELNMINDLTPELGRRGRAVWGAYKSIEDVVKKTRNTRLRAHLFNTTVLPALT
- a CDS encoding hypothetical protein (NECATOR_CHRIII.G10369.T1), with the translated sequence MAICTYNARTLASEAAIEDLMMQAKKIKYDVIGLTETRRRHPLNAVYETGEELFLGTCDSRGVGGVGVFVNTKTAKNIDSFEQLTTRIGRLRMRICGPTPALTIFVAYAPTSSYKEEEVEAFYMDLEKFYREDHASYKVTLVEDMILLLHQVKVGPRRTPEEFHLGTHDLQWNDQGRGSPSSS
- a CDS encoding hypothetical protein (NECATOR_CHRIII.G10367.T1) produces the protein MLSCRVDEYWPSASTHQHPARLFTRYLSECKVPKQWKTSKTVLLYKKGDPHDIGNYRPICLLSVIYKLFTRVILNKIEKVLDEGQPCEQAGFRKGFSTIDHIHTHSKLIEVSREYKMRLCLTFIDLKKAFDSVETEAVVEALDNQGVHTQYIKVLRELYSNFTTGIAPFYKNIIIDVKRGIRQGDTISPKIFTATLENALRKLEWDDMGVKVDGRQLHHLRFADDIVLITPSISQAERMLTEFDETCGCIGLQLNLDKTMFMRNGWVSDAPFTLNGTNISECTNYVYLGRELNMINDLTPELGRRGRAVWGAYKSIEDVVKKTRNTRLRAHLFNTTVLPALT
- a CDS encoding hypothetical protein (NECATOR_CHRIII.G10368.T1) translates to MDNIDEEYDRLVEHLHDCAKKAESFQTTKRRLSLETLELIRQCGAARAAGNQKLTSELARLCREAIKEDLKEKRAEVLAEAADEGKSIRYARRESPVASRG